ATCAAACTCTTTAAAAGCCTGATATTGCTCTTTATTCATAGGTATGTCAGCAAGTGCTTGCCAGGCAAGCTCGCGTACAGCCCAGTCTTCCTCTGTGTCTTGCAGAGTACTGACTAGTGCACTGGTGGCCGAGTCATTAACAAAGCGAGAACGTGCCAAGGCGAATGCGGCACCAGCGCGAACATCTACAGAGCTATCATTTAAGGCAGTTACTACGGGTTGAAGCTGGTCAATGTCAGATGCCCAGTCGGCAATTGCGATTAAAGAGCGCCTTCTTAACTCTGGGTTTGGATGTTGGCTCAATGATTGGAAACTATCCATTATTAAGCGGGAATCATCAGGGCTGGTAGGGTGTTTCTGCATAGCAAAAATAGCAGCACCCAATACTTCAGGGTCAGTTTCACTATTAATTACATTAAGAATTTTGTCTCGCTGTTTTTGCTGGAAAATACCAAGGCGGCTCATTAATTCTAACCCAGCAACTTTTTCTGATTTAACAGTGCTTCCAGTCAGCTCTAAAGAAAGCTCTTCAACTTCCGGGTCCTGGATGGTGCCTAATAATACGCCCAGCATCTGCCCAGGGATCGAGCTTAAGTTAGAGCGGAACTTGGCAATAGCCCACTTTAATGCTGCTGGATTTTGCTGTATTTCTTGTAACAATTTTGCTTCTAATTGTTGCTGTAACCCTTCAGCAAAAGGAGTTGGATGTTCAGCTAGTGATTCTAGTTTGGCAAACAAATCAATAATTGCTTGTTCGGGACGTGTTTTAACGATTTCGCTGTTTTCACCAGACTTATTTTGCTCTGAGGTTTCTTCAGCTGCTAATTCTTGATTTTCTTGGGCAGGAGAGACTGTAAATGGATTGTCTTCCATAGTCGACTTGTCATTTTTAGTGGTGTCTGTATTTGTTAGCTGAGTGACCGGTACAACTGTATTATGTTGTCCAAGTGAATAACCCAAAGCGCCACTGATTAGGCTAGAAAGACAAATACCAATAAAAAGTTGTTTTTTTAGTTTTTGCTCTGTTTGAGTAATAAGACCTGTAACGTCCATATATATCACTTAATACGTAGGTGAAAGTGATCGTGGTGGTTAGGCCAGCACATCACATAGGCAACACCTGTTGCCCCTGGTTTTTTCCGGCAGTCGCCATAGCGTTTACCTGAGTGTGACGGTAGCATGCTAAACACTTTATTATCATTAAAGAAAATTAAATCAACTTCAAAGTGTTTTTTTAGATATTTTTTAATGTACTCAAGGCTTCGTTTGCTAGAGTAGTTTTTTTGGTAAATGGTAGTTCCTTTTGAAGCACCATCTCTGCGAATAAGTCTAATATCAACATCTTCTCCGCGCTGGTGGCTGACATGGCCTGATATTCGACCACCGTGTTTAAGCGACAGGTCGCCAATTCCAATTTTGCCCCAATTGGAGTGATCCCGGTGCCAGGCTAAA
This genomic interval from Spartinivicinus ruber contains the following:
- a CDS encoding HEAT repeat domain-containing protein produces the protein MDVTGLITQTEQKLKKQLFIGICLSSLISGALGYSLGQHNTVVPVTQLTNTDTTKNDKSTMEDNPFTVSPAQENQELAAEETSEQNKSGENSEIVKTRPEQAIIDLFAKLESLAEHPTPFAEGLQQQLEAKLLQEIQQNPAALKWAIAKFRSNLSSIPGQMLGVLLGTIQDPEVEELSLELTGSTVKSEKVAGLELMSRLGIFQQKQRDKILNVINSETDPEVLGAAIFAMQKHPTSPDDSRLIMDSFQSLSQHPNPELRRRSLIAIADWASDIDQLQPVVTALNDSSVDVRAGAAFALARSRFVNDSATSALVSTLQDTEEDWAVRELAWQALADIPMNKEQYQAFKEFDDQRAVMFEASDYNPGGDDIMAP